A genome region from Crossiella equi includes the following:
- a CDS encoding sodium:solute symporter has translation MTIDSAVMIAYLVAMVVIGWWAARRARDKSEFLVAGRRLGYVMYSGTMSAVVLGGASTVGGIGLGYQFGLSGAWMVLTIGLGVLGLSLLFAARITRLKVYTVSEVLDLRYGGRAAPVSGVVMWAYSLMLMATSTIACATIFGVLFGMGHIPSVLLGGGIVVAYSVLGGMWSITATDIVQFAVKSVGILFVLLPAAVVKAGGFGAMVEQLEPRFFSLWSIGADNIFKYVLLYFFGLLIGQDIWQRVFTARDDRVARLGGAFSGVYCLVYAFAGALIGTATKALYPALESRDLAFATIVTEALPTGLKGLVLAAALAAVMSTASGALIACATVAGNDLWPRMRKGAVSDLRTTRVFTAVLGVLGVTIACVVSDVVTALDVAYNLLVGGLLVPILGGLVWRRANRTGALTAMALGGGTVVVCMAVFGLSAQEPIYLGLLVGLVSFVVASLATPPDAPERLARWEERLAGRDAEPVGAR, from the coding sequence GTGACGATCGACTCGGCGGTGATGATCGCCTATCTGGTGGCGATGGTGGTCATCGGCTGGTGGGCGGCCCGGCGGGCCAGGGACAAGAGCGAGTTCCTGGTGGCGGGCAGGCGCCTGGGGTACGTCATGTACTCGGGCACGATGTCGGCGGTGGTGCTGGGCGGGGCCTCGACGGTCGGCGGGATCGGCCTGGGCTACCAGTTCGGGCTGTCCGGGGCGTGGATGGTGCTGACCATCGGCCTGGGTGTGCTGGGGCTGAGCCTGCTGTTCGCCGCGCGCATCACCCGGCTGAAGGTGTACACGGTCAGCGAGGTGCTGGACCTGCGCTACGGCGGCCGCGCGGCCCCGGTGAGCGGGGTGGTGATGTGGGCGTACTCGCTGATGCTGATGGCCACGTCCACGATCGCCTGCGCCACGATCTTCGGGGTGCTGTTCGGCATGGGGCACATCCCGTCGGTGCTGCTGGGCGGCGGGATCGTGGTCGCGTACTCGGTGCTGGGCGGCATGTGGTCGATCACCGCGACGGACATCGTGCAGTTCGCGGTGAAGAGTGTCGGCATCCTGTTCGTGCTGCTGCCCGCGGCGGTGGTCAAGGCCGGTGGGTTCGGGGCGATGGTGGAGCAGCTGGAGCCGCGGTTCTTCTCGCTGTGGAGCATCGGCGCGGACAACATCTTCAAGTACGTGCTGCTGTACTTCTTCGGCCTGCTGATCGGCCAGGACATCTGGCAGCGGGTGTTCACCGCCCGCGATGACCGGGTGGCGCGCCTGGGCGGGGCGTTCTCCGGGGTGTACTGCCTGGTGTACGCGTTCGCGGGGGCGTTGATCGGCACCGCGACGAAGGCGCTGTACCCGGCTTTGGAGTCGCGGGACCTGGCGTTCGCGACGATCGTGACCGAGGCCCTGCCGACCGGGTTGAAGGGCCTGGTGCTGGCGGCGGCGCTGGCCGCGGTGATGTCCACGGCCAGCGGGGCGCTGATCGCGTGCGCGACGGTGGCGGGCAACGACCTGTGGCCGCGGATGCGCAAGGGCGCGGTCAGCGACCTGCGGACGACGCGGGTCTTCACCGCGGTGCTCGGGGTGCTGGGCGTGACGATCGCGTGTGTGGTCTCGGATGTGGTGACCGCGCTGGACGTGGCCTACAACCTGCTGGTCGGCGGTCTGCTGGTGCCGATCCTGGGTGGGCTGGTGTGGCGGCGGGCGAACCGGACCGGGGCGTTGACGGCGATGGCGCTGGGCGGCGGCACGGTGGTGGTGTGCATGGCGGTGTTCGGGCTGTCCGCGCAGGAGCCGATCTACCTGGGACTGCTGGTGGGGCTGGTGAGCTTCGTGGTGGCGAGCCTGGCCACGCCGCCGGATGCCCCGGAGCGGCTGGCGCGGTGGGAGGAGCGGCTGGCCGGTCGGGACGCGGAACCGGTGGGCGCGCGATGA
- the speB gene encoding agmatinase, whose product MAAPGPVGPVDATLVPRFAGWATFARLPRRDQVERCDIGVLGFPFDAGVSYRPGARFGPSAIREGSRLLRPYHPGLDVAPFAAVQVADCGDVAANPFDIADALRQMTEAATELAGSGATPVALGGDHTIALPMLRAVAAQHGPVALLHFDAHLDTWDSYFGAEHTHGTVFRRAAEEGLLDTRCLTHVGIRGPLYGPDDLARDEALGFSVVTSMELEETSVREVAARIAARVGDAPLYISVDIDVLDPAHAPGTGTPEAGGLTSRELLGILRGLAGCRIVGADVVEVSPAYDHAELTAVAAAHTAYELISLIARSKESTP is encoded by the coding sequence GTGGCCGCTCCGGGTCCGGTCGGGCCGGTCGACGCGACCCTGGTCCCCCGGTTCGCGGGGTGGGCGACCTTCGCCCGGCTGCCCCGGCGCGACCAGGTGGAGCGCTGCGACATCGGGGTCCTGGGTTTCCCGTTCGACGCGGGGGTGTCCTACCGGCCCGGCGCGCGGTTCGGGCCCTCGGCGATCCGGGAGGGCAGCCGACTGCTGCGGCCGTACCACCCGGGGCTGGACGTGGCGCCGTTCGCGGCGGTGCAGGTGGCCGACTGCGGGGACGTGGCCGCCAACCCGTTCGACATCGCCGACGCGCTGCGGCAGATGACCGAGGCCGCGACCGAGCTGGCCGGGTCCGGTGCCACGCCGGTGGCCCTGGGCGGGGACCACACGATCGCGCTGCCCATGCTGCGGGCCGTCGCCGCACAGCACGGGCCGGTGGCGCTGCTGCACTTCGACGCGCACCTGGACACCTGGGACAGCTACTTCGGCGCCGAGCACACCCACGGCACCGTGTTCCGGCGGGCCGCCGAGGAGGGGCTGCTGGACACGCGGTGCCTGACGCACGTGGGCATCCGCGGGCCGCTGTACGGGCCCGACGACCTGGCCCGGGACGAGGCACTCGGCTTCTCGGTGGTGACCTCGATGGAGCTGGAGGAGACCAGCGTCCGGGAGGTCGCCGCCCGGATCGCGGCCCGGGTCGGTGACGCGCCGCTGTACATCTCCGTCGACATCGACGTGCTCGACCCCGCGCACGCGCCCGGTACCGGCACGCCCGAGGCGGGTGGGCTGACCAGCCGGGAGCTGCTCGGCATCCTGCGCGGCCTGGCCGGGTGCCGGATCGTCGGCGCGGACGTGGTGGAGGTCAGCCCGGCCTACGACCACGCCGAGCTGACCGCCGTCGCGGCCGCGCACACCGCCTACGAACTGATCAGCCTGATCGCCCGAAGCAAGGAGAGCACCCCGTGA
- a CDS encoding pyridoxal phosphate-dependent aminotransferase, producing the protein MITRVSTKVASFTESVIREMTRLATAHDAVNLSQGLPDFACPPELKQAVKDAVDADLNQYPITFGEQDLRQAIAAKTAWAYPGWQVDPETEICVTCGATEAMVATMLALVEPGDEVVMFEPHYENYGPDAILAGATPRFVSLHRPDWSIDEAELRAAFNERTRAIVVNTPHNPTGKVFSRAELELIAELCQRYDVLCVTDEIYEHIHYLGAGGHIPPATIPGLADRTVTINSVSKTYAVTGWRVGWTIAPAWATKAIRTVHDFLTVGAPTPLQAASVTALGLPPEYYTGLAEHYRELRDLLCPALAEVGFRLHQPDGAYYVLCGTEDVDPGGHDVAFARRLISEIGVAVVPGSSFYANPEEGRALVRFAFPKRPETLRAAVERLRALRPVGARS; encoded by the coding sequence GTGATCACTCGGGTCAGCACCAAGGTCGCCTCGTTCACCGAGTCGGTGATCCGCGAGATGACCCGGTTGGCCACCGCGCACGACGCGGTCAACCTGTCCCAGGGCCTGCCGGACTTCGCCTGCCCGCCCGAGCTCAAGCAGGCCGTCAAGGACGCGGTGGACGCCGACCTGAACCAGTACCCGATCACGTTCGGGGAGCAGGACCTGCGGCAGGCGATCGCGGCGAAGACCGCGTGGGCCTACCCCGGCTGGCAGGTCGACCCGGAGACCGAGATCTGCGTGACCTGCGGGGCCACCGAGGCGATGGTGGCCACGATGCTGGCCCTGGTCGAACCCGGCGACGAGGTCGTCATGTTCGAGCCGCACTACGAGAACTACGGGCCGGACGCGATCCTGGCCGGTGCCACGCCCCGGTTCGTGTCGCTGCACCGCCCGGACTGGTCCATCGACGAGGCGGAGCTGCGGGCCGCGTTCAACGAGCGCACCCGCGCGATCGTGGTGAACACCCCGCACAACCCGACCGGCAAGGTGTTCTCCCGGGCCGAGCTGGAGCTGATCGCGGAGCTGTGCCAGCGCTACGACGTGCTGTGCGTGACCGACGAGATCTACGAGCACATCCACTACCTCGGCGCGGGCGGCCACATCCCGCCCGCCACGATCCCGGGGCTGGCCGACCGGACCGTGACGATCAACTCGGTGTCCAAGACCTACGCGGTGACCGGCTGGCGGGTGGGCTGGACGATCGCGCCCGCGTGGGCCACCAAGGCGATCCGGACCGTGCACGACTTCCTCACCGTGGGCGCGCCGACCCCGTTGCAGGCGGCGTCGGTGACCGCGCTGGGCCTGCCGCCGGAGTACTACACGGGACTGGCCGAGCACTACCGGGAACTGCGGGACCTGCTGTGCCCGGCGCTGGCCGAGGTCGGGTTCCGGCTGCACCAGCCCGACGGCGCCTACTACGTGCTGTGCGGCACCGAGGACGTCGACCCGGGCGGGCACGACGTGGCGTTCGCGCGCCGCCTGATCAGCGAGATCGGCGTGGCGGTGGTGCCGGGCTCGTCCTTCTACGCCAACCCGGAGGAGGGGCGGGCGCTGGTGCGCTTCGCCTTCCCCAAGCGGCCGGAGACGTTGCGGGCGGCGGTGGAGCGGCTGCGGGCGCTGCGGCCGGTGGGCGCGCGTTCCTGA
- a CDS encoding PadR family transcriptional regulator has product MTAFAANFSSPWFGKPRGDRAAWLSMSVHNESEDGGERRGRRGERGERGEHPHHHGGRGRGRGRGPHRHFWGGGPDQRPFVIPPFGGPGFGRPKVGRGDVRAAVLLVLVDGPTHGYQLIADIAERSDGNWKPSPGSIYPVLKQLAEEGLVVSEKEGGRQMVELTDAGRAYVAENEAELAQVWDTVSGGVNTAVVELQELLGQVHQAALQVAAAGTPEQNERARQLLTETRRSLYRILAEDEGR; this is encoded by the coding sequence ATGACTGCCTTCGCAGCCAACTTCAGCAGCCCGTGGTTCGGGAAGCCCCGTGGGGACCGTGCCGCCTGGCTGTCCATGTCCGTGCACAACGAGTCCGAGGACGGCGGCGAGCGCCGCGGCCGTCGCGGCGAGCGGGGTGAGCGCGGGGAGCACCCGCACCACCACGGTGGCCGCGGGCGTGGCCGGGGTCGTGGACCGCACCGCCACTTCTGGGGTGGCGGGCCGGACCAGCGGCCGTTCGTCATCCCGCCCTTCGGCGGTCCCGGCTTCGGGCGGCCCAAGGTCGGGCGGGGCGACGTGCGGGCGGCGGTGCTGCTCGTCCTGGTGGACGGGCCCACGCACGGCTACCAGCTCATCGCCGACATCGCCGAGCGCAGTGACGGGAACTGGAAGCCCAGCCCGGGCTCCATCTACCCGGTGCTCAAGCAGCTCGCCGAGGAGGGCCTGGTCGTCTCCGAGAAGGAGGGCGGCCGCCAGATGGTCGAGCTGACCGACGCGGGCCGCGCCTACGTGGCCGAGAACGAGGCCGAGCTGGCCCAGGTCTGGGACACCGTCAGCGGCGGGGTGAACACCGCCGTGGTCGAGCTCCAGGAGCTGCTCGGCCAGGTGCACCAGGCCGCGTTGCAGGTCGCCGCGGCGGGCACGCCCGAGCAGAACGAGCGGGCCCGGCAGCTGCTCACCGAGACCCGGCGCTCGCTGTACCGCATCCTCGCCGAAGACGAGGGGCGGTGA
- a CDS encoding aldo/keto reductase — MRTISLGGRGGPAASVLCLGALPFGSYLDRDTSFAILDRFVEAGGTFIDTANNYVFWTADGTGAESENLLGDWLRSRGTRDQVVLASKVGALPDPAKPGEFPANAEGLSDEVIGRQLEASLRRLGTDHLDVYYAHIEDREVALAETVGAFGAAVAAGKVRVPGVSNHPTWRVDRARQLARADGLAPYQVLQYRHSYLRPRPDTRLRQTGHVLAGDELLEYVRREGDLVLTAYTSLLFGAYTRPDKPLPEEYDHPGTTRKLAVLREVAAELDATLNQVVLAWLVGGDPGVVPVLGVSSVAQLEESLAAASLVLSREQRERMDAAW, encoded by the coding sequence ATGCGAACGATTTCCCTCGGGGGCCGCGGCGGTCCGGCGGCCAGCGTCCTGTGCCTGGGTGCGCTGCCCTTCGGCTCGTACCTGGACCGGGACACCTCCTTCGCCATCCTCGACCGGTTCGTCGAGGCCGGTGGCACCTTCATCGACACCGCGAACAACTACGTCTTCTGGACCGCGGACGGCACGGGCGCGGAGAGCGAGAACCTGCTCGGCGACTGGCTGCGCAGCCGGGGCACCCGCGACCAGGTGGTGCTGGCCTCCAAGGTCGGCGCGCTGCCCGACCCGGCCAAGCCGGGGGAGTTCCCGGCCAACGCCGAGGGCCTGTCCGACGAGGTCATCGGCAGGCAGTTGGAGGCCTCGCTGCGGCGCCTGGGCACCGACCACCTGGACGTCTACTACGCGCACATCGAGGACCGCGAGGTGGCGCTGGCCGAGACCGTCGGCGCGTTCGGCGCGGCGGTGGCGGCGGGCAAGGTGCGGGTGCCGGGGGTGAGCAACCACCCGACCTGGCGGGTGGACCGGGCGCGGCAGCTCGCGCGGGCGGACGGGCTGGCCCCCTACCAGGTGCTGCAGTACCGGCACAGCTACCTGCGGCCCCGACCGGACACGCGGCTGCGCCAGACGGGCCACGTCCTGGCCGGTGACGAGCTGCTGGAGTACGTGCGGCGCGAGGGCGACCTGGTGCTCACGGCCTACACCTCGCTGCTGTTCGGCGCCTACACGCGGCCGGACAAGCCGCTGCCGGAGGAGTACGACCACCCGGGGACCACGCGGAAGCTGGCGGTGCTGCGGGAGGTCGCGGCGGAGCTGGACGCCACGCTGAACCAGGTGGTGCTGGCGTGGCTGGTCGGCGGCGACCCGGGGGTCGTGCCGGTGCTGGGCGTCAGCTCGGTGGCCCAGCTGGAGGAGTCCCTGGCGGCGGCCTCGCTGGTGCTGTCGCGGGAGCAGCGGGAACGCATGGACGCCGCCTGGTGA
- a CDS encoding glycosyltransferase, with protein sequence MNVLLLAYGSLGDIQPFVALGAALDRAGHKAVVAAPARFEAFVTGYGLPFAPLSNALVDLADTPELRASREGAAGRAGLAWVDALRSGQDAATSVLEDSWAAAAFGPDLVVHHPITAGHHIAEKLGVPSVLASPQPTYVPTDAFPCGLVTTPSWLPPAFNRFTYTLLGLSGRLLEAPTERWRSRVLGLPRRRNRHNPLLAPDGSHVTVLNAFSRHVFPPAPDWPESVHTTGYWFLPAGQDWTPPAGLAAFLAQGPPPVCVTFGSTVGEDPQRSARLVLEAVRLAGVRAVLVSGWGGLVADDLPPNTHLAQHVPFDWLLPQVAAVVHHGGGGTSAAAVAAGRPQVACPFGVDQPLWSATMHRLGVAPPPLPQRVLTAPALAEAIRVAATDPAMARRAARLAELVNAEDGPAEAVRVLERLLPHRA encoded by the coding sequence ATGAACGTGCTGCTGCTGGCCTACGGCTCCCTGGGCGACATCCAGCCCTTCGTGGCGCTGGGCGCGGCCCTGGACCGCGCCGGGCACAAGGCCGTGGTCGCCGCCCCCGCGCGCTTCGAGGCCTTCGTCACCGGTTACGGCCTGCCGTTCGCGCCGCTGAGCAACGCCCTGGTCGACCTGGCCGACACCCCCGAGCTGCGCGCCTCCCGCGAGGGCGCCGCCGGTCGCGCCGGGCTGGCCTGGGTGGACGCCCTGCGCAGCGGCCAGGACGCGGCCACCTCGGTGCTCGAGGACTCCTGGGCCGCCGCCGCGTTTGGCCCGGACCTGGTCGTGCACCACCCGATCACCGCCGGGCACCACATCGCGGAGAAGCTCGGTGTGCCGTCCGTGCTGGCCTCCCCGCAGCCGACGTACGTGCCCACCGACGCCTTCCCGTGCGGGCTGGTCACCACCCCGTCCTGGCTGCCGCCCGCGTTCAACCGGTTCACCTACACGCTGCTCGGCCTGTCCGGCCGCCTGCTGGAGGCGCCGACCGAGCGCTGGCGCTCGCGCGTGCTCGGGCTGCCCAGGCGCCGCAACCGGCACAACCCGCTGCTCGCCCCGGACGGCAGCCACGTGACCGTGCTCAACGCGTTCAGCCGCCACGTCTTCCCGCCCGCCCCGGACTGGCCGGAGTCGGTGCACACCACCGGCTACTGGTTCCTCCCGGCGGGCCAGGACTGGACCCCGCCCGCCGGGCTGGCCGCGTTCCTGGCGCAGGGCCCGCCGCCGGTGTGCGTGACCTTCGGCAGCACCGTCGGCGAGGACCCGCAGCGCTCGGCCCGCCTGGTGCTGGAGGCGGTGCGGCTGGCCGGGGTGCGCGCGGTCCTGGTCTCCGGCTGGGGCGGCCTGGTCGCCGACGACCTGCCGCCGAACACGCACCTGGCCCAGCACGTGCCCTTCGACTGGCTGCTGCCGCAGGTCGCGGCGGTGGTGCACCACGGCGGCGGCGGGACCAGCGCGGCCGCGGTCGCCGCCGGACGCCCGCAGGTGGCCTGCCCGTTCGGCGTGGACCAGCCGCTGTGGTCGGCCACCATGCACCGCCTCGGCGTGGCCCCGCCGCCGCTGCCGCAGCGCGTGCTGACCGCCCCGGCGCTGGCCGAGGCGATCCGGGTGGCCGCCACCGACCCCGCGATGGCCCGCCGTGCCGCCCGCCTGGCCGAGCTGGTCAACGCCGAGGACGGTCCGGCCGAGGCCGTTCGAGTGCTCGAGCGACTGCTGCCCCATCGCGCTTGA
- a CDS encoding Gfo/Idh/MocA family protein: MSRALRVEVIGEAEAHHLALAGVPGLAPACGRTPDIVAVASAVPDHDEVVRAAIGEGRHVFCEWPLTTGTRPAMELRALAQHAGVHHVVGLRGRADPGVRHARDLLAQGEIGEVLAVTLSSAPCRVTEPGPGEALLLHDGGQALDVLRFCLGEPAEIGAALIRRCPRTVEADQVLVMGTLESGVAVSAHLQLGSPGGTGFRMEVQGRRGALTVTAPCRIGEDETALTLSRDGGPPVPVEVPERLRAGAGSVPAGPAQGIARLYGELVRAIREDVPQDPDFTTAAGLHCLLDTITESAAAKRCRSL; encoded by the coding sequence ATGAGCAGGGCGTTGCGCGTTGAGGTGATCGGCGAGGCGGAGGCCCACCACCTCGCGCTGGCAGGTGTGCCGGGACTGGCCCCGGCGTGCGGGCGGACCCCGGACATCGTGGCGGTCGCCTCCGCCGTGCCCGACCACGACGAGGTGGTGCGCGCCGCGATCGGCGAGGGCAGGCACGTCTTCTGCGAGTGGCCGCTGACCACCGGCACGCGTCCGGCGATGGAGCTGCGCGCCCTGGCCCAGCACGCCGGGGTGCACCACGTGGTCGGGCTGCGCGGCCGCGCCGACCCGGGCGTGCGACACGCCCGGGACCTGTTGGCGCAGGGCGAGATCGGCGAGGTGCTCGCGGTGACGCTGAGCTCCGCGCCATGCCGGGTGACCGAGCCCGGCCCGGGGGAGGCGCTGCTGCTCCACGACGGCGGTCAGGCCCTGGACGTGCTGCGCTTCTGCCTGGGCGAGCCCGCCGAGATCGGCGCCGCGCTCATCCGCCGCTGCCCGCGCACCGTCGAGGCCGACCAGGTCCTGGTCATGGGCACGCTGGAGTCCGGGGTGGCGGTGTCCGCGCACCTGCAGCTCGGCTCCCCCGGCGGCACCGGGTTCCGGATGGAGGTGCAGGGCAGGCGCGGCGCGCTCACCGTGACCGCGCCCTGCCGGATCGGCGAGGACGAGACCGCGCTGACCCTCTCCCGCGACGGCGGGCCACCGGTCCCGGTCGAGGTGCCCGAACGGCTGCGCGCGGGCGCGGGCTCGGTGCCCGCCGGACCCGCCCAGGGAATCGCCAGGTTGTACGGAGAACTCGTGCGGGCGATCCGCGAGGACGTGCCCCAGGACCCGGACTTCACCACCGCGGCCGGGCTGCACTGCCTGCTGGACACGATCACCGAGTCCGCCGCGGCCAAGCGCTGCCGGAGCCTCTGA
- a CDS encoding spermidine synthase: protein MRRGRESKSVRPTGKAPVPGQYPVRFGLAELLADADWPNGWLLSVDGVAQSYVDLDDPTNLEFDYVRRIGDVIDCLGEPGAALDVVHVGGGACTVPRYLAATRPGSRQLVFDLDGELIDLVREHLRLREVPQLRVRICDGREGMATRRDGTADLVVLDAFQRASMPGGLATREFLADVHRVLRDHGTLVVNVTDGPGLRFARRVLATLGQLFPHGVLVGEPAVLRNRRFGNLVLVAAKTELPVAEITSRVHSAAFPARCVAGEELAKLRGSAEPLTDEAPMVAPVPPSRVFGA from the coding sequence ATGCGGCGTGGTCGGGAGTCGAAGTCGGTGCGGCCCACCGGGAAGGCGCCGGTACCGGGCCAGTACCCGGTGCGCTTCGGCCTGGCCGAGCTGCTCGCCGACGCGGACTGGCCCAACGGCTGGCTGCTCAGCGTCGACGGTGTCGCCCAGTCCTATGTGGACCTGGACGACCCCACCAACCTCGAGTTCGACTACGTGCGCCGCATCGGCGACGTGATCGACTGCCTCGGTGAGCCCGGCGCCGCCCTGGACGTGGTGCACGTCGGCGGTGGCGCCTGCACCGTGCCCCGCTACCTGGCCGCCACCCGCCCCGGCTCCCGGCAGCTGGTGTTCGACCTGGACGGTGAGCTCATCGACCTGGTCCGCGAGCACCTGCGGCTGCGCGAGGTGCCACAGCTGAGGGTGCGCATCTGCGACGGCCGCGAGGGCATGGCCACCCGCCGCGACGGCACCGCCGACCTGGTCGTGCTCGACGCGTTCCAGCGCGCCTCCATGCCCGGCGGCCTGGCCACCCGCGAGTTCCTCGCCGACGTGCACCGCGTGCTCCGCGACCACGGCACCCTGGTGGTCAACGTGACCGACGGCCCCGGCCTGCGCTTCGCCCGCCGCGTCCTGGCCACGCTCGGCCAGCTGTTCCCGCACGGCGTGCTCGTGGGCGAACCGGCCGTGCTGCGCAACCGCCGCTTCGGCAACCTCGTGCTCGTCGCCGCCAAGACCGAGCTGCCGGTCGCCGAGATCACCAGCCGCGTGCACTCCGCCGCCTTCCCCGCCCGCTGCGTGGCCGGGGAGGAGCTGGCCAAGCTCCGGGGCAGCGCCGAACCGCTCACCGACGAGGCCCCGATGGTGGCCCCCGTACCACCCTCCCGGGTGTTCGGCGCTTGA
- a CDS encoding maleylpyruvate isomerase family mycothiol-dependent enzyme yields MFDQIAAANDRLRSLLDPPLAVGEPSGLPGWTRGHLLTHFANCARAIARQAEYALRGETIEIYDGGRPGRAAAIEAGAHRPAREQAEDVRAALDELEAVWCKATTADWARPVSYRDGTLLGTAQAWWREIELHTVDLGLGYTPAEWTPEFTAYLTDFLRVRLPGPVELSGDPTDVAAWLAGRPHAGPVTAEGGLPELLPYP; encoded by the coding sequence GTGTTCGACCAGATCGCGGCGGCCAATGACCGGTTGCGCTCCCTGCTGGACCCGCCGCTGGCGGTGGGTGAGCCGTCCGGGCTGCCCGGTTGGACCCGGGGGCACCTGCTCACCCACTTCGCCAACTGTGCCCGCGCCATCGCCCGGCAGGCCGAGTACGCGCTGCGCGGCGAGACGATCGAGATCTACGACGGCGGCCGTCCCGGCCGGGCCGCCGCGATCGAGGCCGGGGCCCACCGCCCGGCGCGGGAGCAGGCCGAGGACGTGCGCGCGGCCCTGGACGAGCTCGAGGCCGTGTGGTGCAAGGCCACCACCGCCGACTGGGCCCGGCCGGTGAGCTACCGCGACGGCACCCTGCTCGGCACCGCCCAGGCCTGGTGGCGGGAGATCGAGCTGCACACCGTCGACCTCGGCCTCGGCTACACCCCGGCGGAGTGGACCCCGGAGTTCACCGCCTACCTGACCGACTTCCTCCGCGTCCGCCTGCCCGGACCGGTCGAGCTTTCCGGCGACCCGACCGACGTGGCGGCCTGGCTGGCCGGACGGCCGCACGCGGGCCCGGTCACCGCGGAGGGCGGCCTCCCGGAGCTGCTGCCCTACCCCTGA